Genomic DNA from Theobroma cacao cultivar B97-61/B2 chromosome 3, Criollo_cocoa_genome_V2, whole genome shotgun sequence:
CGTCAATGGAAGGGAACTTGTTGGTAAGGACTCTTTCCCATAATTTATGGACAAGTGTAATTTAGTCTTTTTTATGCTTTACGTGCTCACTTAGTGTTGCTTTTATTGCACTGAATTCCAGATATTATTGGGGTTGTTCAAAGTGTTACTTCTGtatcaaatattaaaaggAAGATTGACAATGAGAATATCTCAAAGCGAGATATGACTGTTGCAGATGAGACGTAAGTGGCCACTTGTTCACTGTGTTTGTTTTGTCAGTATTATGTTTTATTGAAGCTATGCATTTCTGGATGCCAGGAAGAGGACAGTGGTAGTTTCTCTGTGGAATGAGCTTGCAAATAATGCGGGCCAGGAATTGTTTGACATTGCCGATAAATCCCCCATAGTTGCAATTAAATCACTCAAAGTTAGTGATTTTCAAGGTATTCTAGTGTTGGAGTATGTGTTCTAAGAAAGAATAGGCTAGAAATCTTACAATAAAATTAGTTATCCTGAATCTTGGTGTTAATATTTCAGGTGTATCTTTGTCAACATTGGGCAAAAGTACACTGTTGATTAATCCAGATATGCCTGAAGCAAAGAATTTGAGATCTTGGTAAGCTATTGTTGGCAAAAAACTAATGGTTTATTCCCTTTCAAGTAGCATATTCACATACAGGCTTATTTCCGTGCAGGTATGATTCTGAAGGGAAAGGGAGTTCCATGGCCTCTGTTGGCTCAGGTTTAAGTCCATCCAAGAGTGGAGCAAGGTCTATGTACACGGATAGGGTTTCCCTTTCTCATATTACTGGCAACCCATCTTTGGGTGAGGAAAAGGTAGTGCTCTTACTCATTCACGCAGAAGAAGCATCTTTAAATTAAGTTGTGAATAACAACAAAgctttttttcccttcttgGACTTGGCTGCCTGGATCATAGCATGCTATTCTGCTTTATTTAGAACAATTTGAGAAAAGCAATATAAATTATTGGTGTGTTTTATTCTGTAAAAGATGTGAGGTAGTTAGACATTCTATTGCTGTTGCAATCGATTGTAATATCACATTTATGATGCTGCATTAGATTTCATTGATGAATACCAGTGACTTcaaattgtaaataaaatcAGTCTTGATaatcaaatttctttcttgtcCAGCCTGCATTTTTCAGCATTAAAGCATTTATCAGCTTGATCAGGCCTGAACAGGCAATGTGGTACCGTGCTTGCAAATCTTGCAACAAGAAAGTAACTGAAGCTGTTGGATCGGGTTATTGGTGTGAAGGATGCcagaaaaatgatgaagagTGCAGTTTAAGGTGAAAgatttggaaatttttagtAATTATAAATTGCATGGTATATAGAGTTCAAGTTAGCTGACAAATTTCTAATAACTTCTGCATTTCTTAGATACATAATGGTGTCGAAGATCTCTGATGCAAGTGGTGAAGCTTGGGTTTCTGGCTTCAATGAAGAAGCAGAGAGGATTGTTGGATGCCCTGCTGATGAACTGGATAAACTAAAATCCAAGGTAAAGTATTGCTGTGCTGATGAGTTTGATGTATATGTGCATGCATATAAGATGTAGAATATTGCCTCACCGCTCCTCATGATGTTGCCATTTTTAGGAAGGAGAAATGAATGCATACCAACAAAAGTTGAAGGAAGCTACTTGGGTTCCTCATCTTTTTCGAGTCAGCGTTACTCAGAATGAGTATAACAATGAGAAGAGGCAAAGGATAACAGTCAGGGCTGTTGCTCCAATTGACTTTGCTGAGGAATCCAGATTTTTGCTAGAAGAGATCAAGAAGATGAGAAATTCTCAGTAGTTATGCCctttttaaagaattattttGGCGACGTAATGTGAATTCACTCCATGGATTATGGTTCAGTTTTTGATTGTAAATGACGGATTAAGGGGTTATAACTCATTTAGATTGTGACTTCATTCTAACCCATGTTTGTAATATGCATTTTAGCTAAccatttagaatttttttttgttgcacTCTTCTGCTCAGAGTCCTCTTGCATTTTCCTATTATCTGTCGGCTCTTTAGAAAATTAAAGTACATCCAAGTCCACTTCATTTCCAGAAGACTTTGATTATTGATAAATAAACAAGTTTCTTTTTGTTCGAAGACATTGTCTCTCACCCATGATACCATTCACCTTCCATGAAATTCATCTGGGGCTCATCAGTTTCTCTGGGCAACAGACCCTTTAAAGAGCAAGGGGGTCCTGCTTTATTCCTACGACATGGATTGCACCATTGTAAAGCTACCTTGACCTTTGTAACTTCCATGTAAAGGACCCGGCCTTTGattgttttcaacttattttGCTTCACCTTTTACAGCCCCGTTGATCTACCTCTAAAGATGTACAAGTTTGAAACGTTTCTACTGTTTAGGTTCTGGAAAATCCTACATGAATTTCAAGATTTTCCCTGGGCTcacataataattaaaatgctGAAAACAGCAAAACTTGAGTGGAATCTTGCTAAACACACATTCAAGGGGTGGAATTTGGCTAtgcataaaagttgtatcagATGACCTGAATCACCTTCATTGAAGGAATTCCAATATTTTTGGCATACAAGCTGTACTTAGGATGACACAGATATGATACAATCTATTGTCTTACCCATTTTTATATGAAGTAATCAACAACTCAATTTTGTCCAATAATTTAGATGCACTACCCTTATCGCTGCCATCATTTTGAGAGAGAGGAGAGGTCCACTCCTGGAACTTGTGGAGGCTACCTGTGAAGTCTGTAAAAAGTCCGTCAACTCCTATCTTGGTTAGCCAGTAATCATATTCCTGGTATGCGTCTTGATGGAAGTTGAAGTGCAAGAACACGTTTTCATCCCGATAAGTGTATGGATGCACCTGTATCAAAACCAACATTGCACATCACTGCCATTTTACACATCCAACAATCGGAAAACCTATGATAGGGATTACCTGTAGATTATGGCTGTGTGCTCTGGCAACAAGATCTGTTGGTGTCTGCAAATAATCGTCTTTTACAGGAACCACTGTATCTTTCCAGGGTCCAATACCAACCACATATTCCTTAATGAAGTCAAGATAATCATCTGACGTAATTTCCCAATATGACTGCACAAAGTCAATTGAATTTTCTTCCATTAGAAttctaaaaaattcaaagaattaaattaagaaatagtTGCATAGTGAAACAAGACAGTGAGGCAGCACTGCATTTAGTTTATGTTTTAATCTATAGGCCATAGTTCTAAATGACACATAATTCACCAATATCTGTTATGTTTCAATTGAGAAAAGTTGACCGATCAGGGTGAAAAGTTCTTCCAATTGACCGTATACTCATGTGGCAGGTATGCTCTAAGGAAAGAAATGGACAACATAATATGGAAACAATCTGATCCAGAAAAATTGAATGCTGGCATACATCTTTGAAACACCAAACAGCTTTATCacaatttaaactttttttgtcTCTTTTCTGGAAGTAGAGAATTGAAATGATTGCATAACTCATGAACTCTATTATGGATGGCTGTCTTATGAGCATTCTATAAAGACTAAAAGGGAAAGACAGAAGGGTGCATTTTGCACAAACCTGATTAGTGTCCTGAGTCGGAATCGTAACATCATCAATCAAGAAGATTTTTGGCGAGTCTGTCAGATTTGATATGTACACAAGAGAAGTAGGGGCAAAGGACTGGATAAATAGAGGTTGTTTGAACCAATCTTTTGACATGTATGAACCTCTATATCCATACTTCTTAAGTGTCTCCACAAACTTGTCCTCAAATCTCTTTCCATCTGGCCATTTTACCTGTCAAAGGCATTATGTTAAAATCATGGGAATCTAAGTTGCTAGGAAATATAAATCTATAGACAGCTCACTGGATTGTAAAAAGATCCCCTACTTatctaaatttttgtttttacaaaTCTGCATAGTAGTTTCACAAGGTTTTCTaatggaaaatgggagaataCAGAACAAATGTAACTAATGGagttttaatgtaaatttctttttcaaacaGTTCAAACTATATCAACAGTCACTGACCTCCCAAAATAGAATTAGAATTATAATCAAAGGAGAGAAGTTCTTTAGCATTTTCACTAACACAATTAATGCCACAGCCCAAGGGATGTCAGAGGTATTATAGAAATCATCTGAAGTGGGTTctgaaacatatattttttggagagaagaaaaaaagtagtCCACTCTGTTTAAACTCAATCAATTATGGTGCAACCACATTCTTCTCTGGATGGCCATCTTTAGTAATAGCTTATGCAAAAAACTACTTACTCTCTGGTTGATAAACACTGGATTTTTAATCTCAGGATAGATTCCGACAACTCTTGGTGCATCCAGTGCAATTGAAATAAACTCTTCAAAAGTAATAATCGGAAACTTTCCTGAGGAATAtacaacaaagaaaatagTTGAATCCAGTCAAATTAGCCCTGAAAGGTGACAGGTGTCTTTCATAATTCT
This window encodes:
- the LOC18604844 gene encoding glycerophosphodiester phosphodiesterase GDPD6; this encodes MDCLRVNATTSKCFVPFLFLSLIAGCAARPFYPLPSKTSNENRQPIQTSRPYNIAHRGSNGEIPEETAAAYMRAIEEGADFIETDILSSKDGVLICFHDVTLDETTDVTKHKDFANRKRTYEVQGVNTTGFFTVDFTLEELKKLRVKQRYIFRDQQYNGKFPIITFEEFISIALDAPRVVGIYPEIKNPVFINQRVKWPDGKRFEDKFVETLKKYGYRGSYMSKDWFKQPLFIQSFAPTSLVYISNLTDSPKIFLIDDVTIPTQDTNQSYWEITSDDYLDFIKEYVVGIGPWKDTVVPVKDDYLQTPTDLVARAHSHNLQVHPYTYRDENVFLHFNFHQDAYQEYDYWLTKIGVDGLFTDFTGSLHKFQEWTSPLSQNDGSDKGSASKLLDKIELLITSYKNG
- the LOC18604843 gene encoding replication protein A 70 kDa DNA-binding subunit B → MAKWVTRDAISTILANPSPDSASGLLEIVVQVLDLKLTGNRYTFNASDGNMKLRAIFPSNVSSEITSGSIQNKGLVKILDYTLNDIPNKSEKYLIVKKCETVSPALDTEIKAEVKTEESDIASKKPKLENDAKTEGAGIILKPKQEMVSKSAAQIVYEQRDNMAPSARMAMTRRVHPLVSLNPYQGNWTIKVRLTSKGNMRTYKNARGEGCVFNVELTDEDGTQIQATMFNEAARKFYEKFQLGKVYYISKGTLKVANKQFKTLQNDYEMTLNESSVVEEAVNEETFIPETKFNFIPIDQLGPYVNGRELVDIIGVVQSVTSVSNIKRKIDNENISKRDMTVADETKRTVVVSLWNELANNAGQELFDIADKSPIVAIKSLKVSDFQGVSLSTLGKSTLLINPDMPEAKNLRSWYDSEGKGSSMASVGSGLSPSKSGARSMYTDRVSLSHITGNPSLGEEKPAFFSIKAFISLIRPEQAMWYRACKSCNKKVTEAVGSGYWCEGCQKNDEECSLRYIMVSKISDASGEAWVSGFNEEAERIVGCPADELDKLKSKEGEMNAYQQKLKEATWVPHLFRVSVTQNEYNNEKRQRITVRAVAPIDFAEESRFLLEEIKKMRNSQ